CCGCACCTCTCTTCCTCCAAAGCGATCACTATGTTCTTGACTACCAAATCGTTCATTATGATCTCGACTTCCAAAGCGATTCCCATGATCCTGTGCTCCAAAGCGATCAGAATGATCCTGGTTGGAAAATGAGGCTGTTTGATCTGTTGTTAATGCTGGAGAAACTGGCTTGAATAAGTGAGGGGGAGGATCAGGCGTTGGGGCAGGAGTTTCAGCCAAAGATGCTGGTGAATATGGTGCTGTGGAGAGACCAGGAGATCCAGAGGAACATACAGATTCTGGAGTACCAACACTCCCAAGTGACCCTGGACCTGCAGGGCTTGGTGTACTCTCTAGACTGCCAACactgaaaagaaataatattaagattACTTATTTAGATAAAATCTCTAAGcaccaaaaaattaatatatataagtcaaTTACATTTTAATGCATTATACACAACATTCATCACTGTGCAATAGTAGAACCAAGAACagataattattgctattttctatGAATATCATATTGTCATAAAatacagcattaaaaaaaaaaagttatactgAAGAGCTCTCCTACAATCAATCTGAAAAAGATTTCATTCTATATTTATGAAGGACAAATTTGATATTCTAGCTCCATTAGTAGCTCATTTTTAACAAAATCATTGACAAATTATGAAAGAGCAAATCAATAACATTACTCTTACCCTTCCCACTACCCTGATACAGATCCAGGGTAGTGGATCTGTATCAGTGCAACTCCTTTGggttatttacatgtattttatcaAAGGGCTTGCCCATTGGAAAATTCTGATTAAATATTTAGAAGAAAATGAGTGCCATGAGGGTCATAAAATAGTATTCCAAAACATAATAAAGGTCACTAACCTGTGAGGCTGAGTAATAAGTAATCCCCCTATGCAGCGATCAGGGGTGCATGTGGAGGCACGCTTGCTAGGCGTTAGGAAGGGTTCGCAACGTTCATCCATTTCCCACTTGCGCTTGAGACCTGCTCCAAGTGGTGATGGCCGTAATGCAATGGGACTTAGGCTACGTCTTGTAGCAAAAGTCTTTTTagtaggagatggagaggggcaAAAGGAGGTGTTGCGGACATGTtgctgaagggaaggggagaagcatTGACGTCCAACACCCCTCGTGGGGGAGGCACCACATCCAGTAAGGGGAGTCACTGTTGGAACTATGGTTAGGTGGAGAGGGTCTGTATAATCTCTACGCACGATGGGCATGCCTGTAGTTCCAGTAATAGAACTTGATACACTTGAAGCCACACTACTGCTGGGTACATTAATAGAGCTGGCCATAGTGCCGGGTATACTTCCACCACTCACACTATGAGACTTAGGCCGGGCAACATCTTcagtctgttgaaaaaaaaaaaaaatatgtatatatataaaaatatcactaaCACACataatgcacatgcacacaaagaGGTAAATTATGTTAAGAAGTGTTCTCTACCTCAGCAAAGTCACAGAGTGGAGAATGACTATGATAAACCAACCATGAGCCCTTCTACCCCTATCCTTATTCTAGCTACACCAAAATATCATACCAGACAACCCAGTATGGAAAAACATAATTTAGCTATCCATGTCGGGTGCAGCATGAGACCTTTCTACAATTGTTTGTATCCCAAATGTTCTAAAATGGCTCTTATGTCTTCAGTGAATAGAAAACTCTGAATCCATTATCTGGCAGCACAGTGCAAATCCCAGGGATAAATTGGGTNNNNNNNNNNNNNNNNNNNNNNNNNNNNNNNNNNNNNNNNNNNNNNNNNNNNNNNNNNNNNNNNNNNNNNNNNNNNNNNNNNNNNNNNNNNNNNNNNNNNNNNNNNNNNNNNNNNNNNNNNNNNNNNNNNNNNNNNNNNNNNNNNNNNNNNNNNNNNNNNNNNNNNNNNNNNNNNNNNNNNNNNNNNNNNNNNNNNNNNNNNNNNNNNNNNNNNNNNNNNNNNNNNNNNNNNNNNNNNNNNNNNNNNNNNNNNNNNNNNNNNNNNNNNNNNNNNNNNNNNNNNNNNNNNNNNNNNNNNNNNNNNNNNNNNNNNNNNNNNNNNNNNNNNNNNNNNNNNNNNNNNNNNNNNNNNNNNNNNNNNNNNNNNNNNNNNNNNNNNNNNNNNNNNNNNNNNNNNNNNNNNNNNNNNNNNNNNNNNNNNNNNNNNNNNNNNNNNNNNNNNNNNNNNNNNNNNNNNNNNNNNNNNNNNNNNNNNNNNNNNNNNNNNNNNNNNNNNNNNNNNNNNNNNNNNNNNNNNNNNNNNNNNNNNNNNNNNNNNNNNNNNNNNNNNNNNNNNNNNNNNNNNNNNNNNNNNNNNNNNNNNNNNNNNNNNNNNNNNNNNNNNNNNNNNNNNNNNNNNNNNNNNNNNNNNNNNNNNNNNNNNNNNNNNNNNNNNNNNNNNNNNNNNNNNNNNNNNNNNNNNNNNNNNNNNNNNNNNNNNNNNNNNNNNNNNNNNNNNNNNNNNNNNNNNNNNNNNNNNNNNNNNNNNNNNNNNNNNNNNNNNNNNNNNNNNNNNNNNNNNNNNNNNNNNNNNNNNNNNNNNNNNNNNNNNNNNNNNNNNNNNNNNNNNNNNNNNNNNNNNNNNNNNNNNNNNNNNNNNNNNNNNNNNNNNNNNNNNNNNNNNNNNNNNNNNNNNNNNNNNNNNNNNNNNNNNNNNNNNNNNNNNNNNNNNNNNNNNNNNNNNNNNNNNNNNNNNNNNNNNNNNNNNNNNNNNNNNNNNNNNNNNNNNNNNNNNNNNNNNNNNNNNNNNNNNNNNNNNNNNNNNNNNNNNNNNNNNNNNNNNNNNNNNNNNNNNNNNNNNNNNNNNNNNNNNNNNNNNNNNNNNNNNNNNNNNNNNNNNNNNNNNNNNNNNNNNNNNNNNNNNNNNNNNNNNNNNNNNNNNNNNNNNNNNNNNNNNNNNNNNNNNNNNNNNNNNNNNNNNNNNNNNNNNNNNNNNNNNNNNNNNNNNNNNNNNCATTCACTTGGGTTAAGTTCAAATTTTGGATGTCCNNNNNNNNNNNNNNNNNNNNNNNNNNNNNNNNNNNNNNNNNNNNNNNNNNNNNNNNNNNNNNNNNNNNNNNNNNNNNNNNNNNNNNNNNNNNNNNNNNNNNNNNNNNNNNNNNNNNNNNNNNNNNNNNNNNNNNNNNNNNNNNNNNNNNNNNNNNNNNNNNNNNNNNNNNNNNNNNNNNNNNNNNNNNNNNNNNNNNNNNNNNNNNNNNNNNNNNNNNNNNNNNNNNNNNNNNNNNNNNNNNNNNNNNNNNNNNNNNNNNNNNNNNNNNNNNNNNNNNNNNNNNNNNNNNNNNNNNNNNNNNNNNNNNNNNNNNNNNNNNNNNNNNNNNNNNNNNNNNNNNNNNNNNNNNNNNNNNNNNNNNNNNNNNNNNNNNNNNNNNNNNNNNNNNNNNNNNNNNNNNNNNNNNNNNNNNNNNNNNNNNNNNNNNNNNNNNNNNNNNNNNNNNNNNNNNNNNNNNNNNNNNNNNNNNNNNNNNNNNNNNNNNNNNNNNNNNNNNNNNNNNNNNNNNNNNNNNNNNNNNNNNNNNNNNNNNNNNNNNNNNNNNNNNNNNNNNNNNNNNNNNNNNNNNNNNNNNNNNNNNNNNNNNNNNNNNNNNNNNNNNNNNNNNNNNNNNNNNNNNNNNNNNNNNNNNNNNNNNNNNNNNNNNNNNNNNNNNNNNNNNNNNNNNNNNNNNNNNNNNNNNNNNNNNNNNNNNNNNNNNNNNNNNNNNNNNNNNNNNNNNNNNNNNNNNNNNNNNNNNNNNNNNNNNNNNNNNNNNNNNNNNNNNNNNNNNNNNNNNNNNNNNNNNNNNNNNNNNNNNNNNNNNNNNNNNNNNNNNNNNNNNNNNNNNNNNNNNNNNNNNNNNNNNNNNNNNNNNNNNNNNNNNNNNNNNNNNNNNNNNNNNNNNNNNNNNNNNNNNNNNNNNNNNNNNNNNNNNNNNNNNNNNNNNNNNNNNNNNNNNNNNNNNNNNNNNNNNNNNNNNNNNNNNNNNNNNNNNNNNNNNNNNNNNNNNNNNNNNNNNNNNNNNNNNNNNNNNNNNNNNNNNNNNNNNNNNNNNNNNNNNNNNNNNNNNNNNNNNNNNNNNNNNNNNNNNNNNNNNNNNNNNNNNNNNNNNNNNNNNNNNNNNNNNNNNNNNNNNNNNNNNNNNNNNNNNNNNNNNNNNNNNNNNNNNNNNNNNNNNNNNNNNNNNNNNNNNNNNNNNNNNNNNNNNNNNNNNNNNNNNNNNNNNNNNNNNNNNNNNNNNNNNNNNNNNNNNNNNNNNNNNNNNNNNNNNNNNNNNNNNNNNNNNNNNNNNNNNNNNNNNNNNNNNNNNNNNNNNAGGCTGGTCAGTGAGGTTGATTAGGGGAGAGCCATCTTTTTCCAACACTTATGGCTTAAGCAAAAACCTCTAACGCGACAGGAACTGAatagtttttaaacatttattgcaCTGCNNNNNNNNNNNNNNNNNNNNNNNNNNNNNNNNNNNNNNNNNNNNNNNNNNNNNNNNNNNNNNNNNNNNNNNNNNNNNNNNNNNNNNNNNNNNNNNNNNNNNNNNNNNNNNNNNNNNNNNNNNNNNNNNNNNNNNNNNNNNNNNNNNNNNNNNNNNAAAGCTAGCCATTCCCACTGCACCACAGTAGTGGGCAGAGCTTGTGGCCTGTCTTGCTTCCACCATAAGACATCACACAACACCCTAATTACCACCGAAAAGATAGATACATGAGCTTAGGAAGGAAACTTTGCTTTAAATNNNNNNNNNNNNNNNNNNNNNNNNNNNNNNNNNNNNNNNNNNNNNNNNNNNNNNNNNNNNNNNNNNNNNNNNNNNNNNNNNNNNNNNNNNCAATCACCNNNNNNNNNNNNNNNNNNNNNNNNNNNNNNNNNNNNNNNNNNNNNNNNNNNNNNNNNNNNNNNNNNNNNNNNNNNNNNNNNNNNNNNNNNNNNNNNNNNNNNNNNNNNNNNNNNNNNNNNNNNNNNNNNNNNNNNNNNNNNNNNNNNNNNNNNNNNNNNNNNNNNNNNNNNNNNNNNNNNNNNNNNNNNNNNNNNNNNNNNNNNNNNNNNNNNNNNNNNNNNNNNNNNNNNNNNNNNNNNNNNNNNNNNNNNNNNNNNCATCTCTTTCATATTAATCTGNNNNNNNNNNNNNNNNNNNNNNNaaaataaaatttaaaccactTATAATTATGCAAAATAATTTTGCTATTATNNNNNNNNNNNNNNNNNNNNNNNNNGGGCATTTATAATAGCTATATGTGCTTNNNNNNNNNNNNNNNNNNNNNNNNNNNNNNNNNNNNNNNNNNNNNNNNNNNNNNNNNNNNNNNNNNNNNNNNNNNNNNNNNNNNNNNNNNNNNNNNNNNNNNNNNNNNNNNNNNNNNNNNNNNNNNNNNNNNNNNNNNNNNNNNNNNNNNNNNNNNNNNNNNNNNNNNNNNNNNNNNNNNNNNNNNNNNNNNNNNNNNNNNNNNNNNNNNNNNNNNNNNNNNNNNNNNNNNNNNNNNNNNNNNNNNNNNNNNNNNNNNNNNNNNNNNNNNNNNNNNNNNNNNNNNNNNNNNNNNNNNNNNNNNNNNNNNNNNNNNNNNNNNNNNNNNNNNNNNNNNNNNNNNNNNNNNNNNNNNNNNNNNNNNNNNNNNNNNNNNNNNNNNNNNNNNNNNNNNNNNNNNNNNNNNNNNNNNNNNNNNNNNNNNNNNNNNNNNNNNNNNNNNNNNNNNNNNNNNNNNNNNNNNNNNNNNNNNNNNNNNNNNNNNNNNNNNNNNNNNNNNNNNNNNNNNNNNNNNNNNNNNNNNNNNNNNNNNNNNNNNNNNNNNNNNNNNNNNNNNNNNNNNNNNNNNNNNNNNNNNNNNNNNNNNNNNNNNNNNNNNNNNNNNNNNNNNNNNNNNNNNNNNNNNNNNNNNNNNNNNNNNNNNNNNNNNNNNNNNNNNNNNNNNNNNNNNNNNNNNNNNNNNNNNNNNNNNNNNNNNNNNNNNNNNNNNNNNNNNNNNNNNNNNNNNNNNNNNNNNNNNNNNNNNNNNNNNNNNNNNNNNNNNNNNNNNNNNNNNNNNNNNNNNNNNNNNNNNNNNNNNNNNNNNNNNNNNNNNNNNNNNNNNNNNNNNNNNNNNNNNNNNNNNNNNNNNNNNNNNNNNNNNNNNNNNNNNNNNNNNNNNNNNNNNNNNNNNNNNNNNNNNNNNNNNNNNNNNNNNNNNNNNNNNNNNNNNNNNNNNNNNNNNNNNNNNNNNNNNNNNNNNNNNNNNNNNNNNNNNNNNNNNNNNNNNNNNNNNNNNNNNNNNNNNNNNNNNNNNNNNNNNNNNNNNNNNNNNNNNNNNNNNNNNNNNNNNNNNNNNNNNNNNNNNNNNNNNNNNNNNNNNNNNNNNNNNNNNNNNNNNNNNNNNNNNNNNNNNNNNNNNNNNNNNNNNNNNNNNNNNNNNNNNNNNNNNNNNNNNNNNNNNNNNNNNNNNNNNNNNNNNNNNNNNNNNNNNNNNNNNNNNNNNNNNNNNNNNNNNNNNNNNNNNNNNNNNNNNNNNNNNNNNNNNNNNNNNNNNNNNNNNNNNNNNNNNNNNNNNNNNNNNNNNNNNNNNNNNNNNNNNNNNNNNNNNNNNNNNNNNNNNNNNNNNNNNNNNNNNNNNNNNNNNNNNNNNNNNNNNNNNNNNNNNNNNNNNNNNNNNNNNNNNNNNNNNNNNNNNNNNNNNNNNNNNNNNNNNNNNNNNNNNNNNNNNNNNNNNNNNNNNNNNNNNNNNNNNNNNNNNNNNNNNNNNNNNNNNNNNNNNNNNNNNNNNNNNNNNNNNNNNNNNNNNNNNNNNNNNNNNNNNNNNNNNNNNNNNNNNNNNNNNNNNNNNNNNNNNNNNNNNNNNNNNNNNNNNNNNNNNNNNNNNNNNNNNNNNNNNNNNNNNNNNNNNNNNNNNNNNNNNNNNNNNNNNNNNNNNNNNNNNNNNNNNNNNNNNNNNNNNNNNNNNNNNNNNNNNNNNNNNNNNNNNNNNNNNNNNNNNNNNNNNNNNNNNNNNNNNATTTATANNNNNNNNNNNNNNNNNNNNNNNNNNNNNNNNNNNNNNNNNNNNNNNNNNNNNNNNNNNNNNNNNNNNNNNNNNNNNNNNTNNNNNNNNNNNNNNNNNNNNNNNNNNNNNNNNNNNNNNNNNNNNNNNNNNNNNNNNNNNNNNNNNNNNNNNNNNNNNNNNNNNNNNNNNNNNNNNNNNNNNNNNNNNNNNNNNNNNNNNNNNNNNNNNNNNNNNNNNNNNNNNNNNNNNNNNNNNNNNNNNNNNNNNNNNNNNNNNNNNNNNNNNNNNNNNNNNNNNNNNNNNNNNNNNNNNNNNNNNNNNNNNNNNNNNNNNNNNNNNNNNNNNNNNNNNNNNNNNNNNNNNNNNNNNNNNNNNNNNNNNNNNNNNNNNNNNNNNNNNNNNNNNNNNNNNNNNNNNNNNNNNNNNNNNNNNNNNNNNNNNNNNNNNNNNNNNNNNNNNNNNNNNNNNNNNNNNNNNNNNNNNNNNNNNNNNNNNNNNNNNNNNNNNNNNNNNNNNNNNNNNNNNNNNNNNNNNNNNNNNNNNNNNNNNNNNNNNNNNNNNNNNNNNNNNNNNNNNNNNNNNNGAGTGATTGNNNNNNNNNNNNNNNNNNNNNNNNNNNNNNNNNNNNNNNNNNNNNNNNNNNNNNNNNNNNNNNNNNNNNNNNNNNNNNNNNNNNNNNNNNNNNNNNNNATTTAAAGCAAAGTTTCCTTCCTAAGCTCATGTATCTATCTTTTCCGGTGGTAATTAGGGTGTTGTGTGATGTCTTATGGTTGGAAGCAAGACAGGCCACAAGCTCTGCCCACTACTGTGGTGCAGTGGGAATGNNNNNNNNNNNNNNNNNNNNNNNNNNNNNNNNNNNNNNNNNNNNNNNNNNNNNNNNNNNNNNNNNNNNNNNNNNNNNNNNNNNNNNNNNNNNNNNNNNNNNNNNNNNNNNNNNNNNNNNNNNNNNNNNNNNNNNNNNNNNNNNNNNNNNNNNNNNNNNNNNNNNNGCAGTGCAATAAATGTTTACAACTATTCAGTTCCTGTCGCGTTAGAGGTGTTGCTTAAGCCATAAGTGTTGGAAAAGATGGCNNNNNNNNNNNNNNNNNNNNNNNNNNNNNNNNNNNNNNNNNNNNNNNNNNNNNNNNNNNNNNNNNNNNNNNNNNNNNNNNNNNNNNNNNNNNNNNNNNNNNNNNNNNNNNNNNNNNNNNNNNNNNNNNNNNNNNNNNNNNNNNNNNNNNNNNNNNNNNNNNNNNNNNNNNNNNNNNNNNNNNNNNNNNNNNNNNNNNNNNNNNNNNNNNNNNNNNNNNNNNNNNNNNNNNNNNNNNNNNNNNNNNNNNNNNNNNNNNNNNNNNNNNNNNNNNNNNNNNNNNNNNNNNNNNNNNNNNNNNNNNNNNNNNNNNNNNNNNNNNNNNNNNNNNNNNNNNNNNNNNNNNNNNNNNNNNNNNNNNNNNNNNNNNNNNNNNNNNNNNNNNNNNNNNNNNNNNNNNNNNNNNNNNNNNNNNNNNNNNNNNNNNNNNNNNNNNNNNNNNNNNNNNNNNNNNNNNNNNNNNNNNNNNNNNNNNNNNNNNNNNNNNNNNNNNNNNNNNNNNNNNNNNNNNNNNNNNNNNNNNNNNNNNNNNNNNNNNNNNNNNNNNNNNNNNNNNNNNNNNNNNNNNNNNNNNNNNNNNNNNNNNNNNNNNNNNNNNNNNNNNNNNNNNNNNNNNNNNNNNNNNNNNNNNNNNNNNNNNNNNNNNNNNNNNNNNNNNNNNNNNNNNNNNNNNNNNNNNNNNNNNNNNNNNNNNNNNNNNNNNNNNNNNNNNNNNNNNNNNNNNNNNNNNNNNNNNNNNNNNNNNNNNNNNNNNNNNNNNNNNNNNNNNNNNNNNNNNNNNNNNNNNNNNNNNNNNNNNNNNNNNNNNNNNNNNNNNNNNNNNNNNNNNNNNNNNNNNNNNNNNNNNNNNNNNNNNNNNNNNNNNNNNNNNNNNNNNNNNNNNNNNNNNNNNNNNNNNNNNNNNNNNNNNNNNNNNNNNNNNNNNNNNNNNNNNNNNNNNNNNNNNNNNNNNNNNNNNNNNNNNNNNNNNNNNNNNNNNNNNNNNNNNNNNNNNNNNNNNNNNNNNNNNNNNNNNNNNNNNNNNNNNNNNNNNNNNNNNNNNNNNNNNNNNNNNNNNNNNNNNNNNNNNNNNNNNNNNNNNNNNNNNNNNNNNNNNNNNNNNNNNNNNNNNNNNNNNNNNNNNNNNNNNNNNNNNNNNNNNNNNNNNNNNNNNNNNNNNNNNNNNNNNNNNNNNNNNNNNNNNNNNNNNNNNNNNNNNNNNNNNNNNNNNNNNNNNNNNNNNNNNNNNNNNNNNNNNNNNNNNNNNNNNNNNNNNNNNNNNNNNNNNNNNNNNNNNNNNNNNNNNNNNNNNNNNNNNNNNNNNNNNNNNNNNNNNNNNNNNNNNNNNNNNNNGGACATCCAAAATTTGAACTTAACCCAAGAGAATGNNNNNNNNNNNNN
This genomic interval from Penaeus monodon isolate SGIC_2016 chromosome 22, NSTDA_Pmon_1, whole genome shotgun sequence contains the following:
- the LOC119586984 gene encoding uncharacterized protein LOC119586984; protein product: MASSINVPSSSVASSVSSSITGTTGMPIVRRDYTDPLHLTIVPTVTPLTGCGASPTRGVGRQCFSPSLQQHVRNTSFCPSPSPTKKTFATRRSLSPIALRPSPLGAGLKRKWEMDERCEPFLTPSKRASTCTPDRCIGGLLITQPHSVGSLESTPSPAGPGSLGSVGTPESVCSSGSPGLSTAPYSPASLAETPAPTPDPPPHLFKPVSPALTTDQTASFSNQDHSDRFGAQDHGNRFGSRDHNERFGSQEHSDRFGGREVRDRFSSQEHNEHFGGQEHTSRIGSREHRDQFGNQEHGDQFDGQVKGS